The Streptomyces sp. NBC_00236 DNA window AGCAGCTTCGACTGATGGCCGTACACGCCCACCCCGACGACGAGTCGAGCAAGGGCGCGGCCACCATGGCCAAGTATGTGTCCGAGGGGGTGGACGTGCTGGTCGTGACCTGCACGGGAGGCGAGCGCGGCTCCATCCTCAACCCGAAACTCCAGGGGGACGCGTACATCGAGGAGCACATCCACGAGGTACGCAAGAAGGAGATGGACGAGGCCCGGGAGATCCTGGGCGTCAAGCAGGAGTGGCTCGGCTTCGTCGACTCGGGCCTGCCCGAGGGCGACCCGCTGCCGCCGCTGCCCGACGGCTGCTTCGCGCTGGAGGACGAGACCGTGGCGGCGGGGCGCCTCGTCGCGAAGATCCGCGCCTTCCGGCCGCAGGTCATCACCACGTACGACGAGAACGGGGGCTACCCGCACCCCGACCACATCATGACCCACACCATCTCGATGATCGCCTTCGAGGGAGCGGCGGACACCGAGAAGTTCCCCGAGGCGGAGTTCGGTCCCGCCTGGACGCCGCAGAAGCTGTACTACAACCAGGGCTTCAACAAGCCGCGCACGGTCGCGCTGCACGAGGCCCTGCTGGCGCGGGGCCTGGAGTCGCCGTACGGGGACTGGCTGGAGCGCTGGAAGGAGTTCGAGCGCGCCGAACGCACGCTGACCACGCACGTTCCGTGCGCGGACTTCTTCGAGATCCGCGACAAGGCGCTGATCGCGCACGCGACGCAGATCGATCCGGACGGCGGCTGGTTTCGCGTTCCGATGGACATCCAGCGGGAGGTCTGGCCGACCGAGGAGTACGAGCTGGCGAAGTCTCTCGTCGATACCTCCCTCCCCGAGAGCGACCTCTTCGCGGGCATCCGCGACAATGCCTGATATGTACGCGACTCAGGCACTGACGCACCTCGTCCCGCTCGCCGAGGAACTGGACAAGAACAAGGTGACCCCCGGGGTCCTCGGCTTCATCGTCTTCGCAGCGCTCGCCGTGGGCGTGTGGCTGCTGATGAAGTCCATGAACCGGCACATGGGGAAGGTCGACTTCGAGGAAGCGCCGGATCCGGCGGCGACGGAGGGTGTGGCGGAGCCGGTGGGTTCCGCGGGTTCCACGCAGCGGAAGTAGTGCGGTGGCGGGGCGGGGCGGAACCGGGGTGACCGGTGGCTCCCCGCCCCTGCGGGCCGGGTTCGTCCTCAAACGCCGGACGGGCTGAAAAGACGCCCTCAATCGCCGGGCGGGCTTGATGGTGCGGGAGTGGGCCGGAAGGCGCCTTCCATCGCCGGGCGGGCCCGACAGGGCCGGACAGGCCTGACAGGGCCGGACAGGCCCCGTGCGGGCTGGTCATGGGGTCGCCGGGATCGCCACGCCCATGATTTCGCGGGCATGGCGGGTCGGGATCAGGCCCAGGCGCCAGGCCTGCCAGCCGTCCTCCAGGTCCACGCCCCGGTTCAGGACCACCCGGAACGCCTCCGCGCAGTCCTCCAGCTTCGCGTCCCTCGTGGGATGGCCGGCCTCGGTCAGGTCGGCCAGTTCCTGCTGGGCCACCACCGTGCCCACCTCGATCCCGCCGGGTGAGGCGTACGGCAGCAGCGTGCAGCGCAGGAAGCGGGCCCAGTCCGCGCCCCGCGCGTCGCCGTACGAGTCGAACAGCTCGGCCGCCTCGCCGCACAGCTCCAGGGCCTGCGGCGCGCGCTGGTTGCCCGCGTCGATCAGGGCCAGCTCCAGAGCCGTCCAGGCCTCCCCGTGGGCGACCCCGATGCGGCGGAAGTCGGCCCGCGCGTCGACCAGCAACTGGCGCGCGAACCCCGAATTGCGCAGGTTGCCCGTCTGGGCGGCCCGCTGGTCGCGGGTGACGCGCCCCGAGTGGTGGCGGGCGCACGCCAGCCCGTACACATCGCGCATCCGGGAGAACATCGTGCGGGCCCGCTCCAGCTGCCGTACCGCCTGATCGGTGTCGCCGGCCTCCTCCAGGGCCTGGCCCAGGTAGTAGAGCGTCCACGCCTCACCGCGGGCGTCCTCGCTGTCGCGGTGACGGGCCAGGGCCGCGTTCAGCTGCTCGACCGCGGGGGCCGGATCGCCGTCCATCAGCCGGGCCCGGGCCAGCTGGGTCAGCGCCCACGCCTCGCCCCGCTCGTCCCGCGTCCGCCCGTACAGATCCAGGGCCGTACGCAGCGCGGCCTCGGCCCGCTCCACCTCGCCCGTCCGCAGGCGCACCTGACCCAGCTGGAACTGCGTCCACGCCTCCCCGTGCAGCGACTCGCCCTCGCGGTGCAGGACCAGCGCCGTGTCCAGCAGCTCCAGCGCCTCGGCCAGGTGGGCCCGGTCGCGTTCCACCGCGGCCAGCGCGTGCAGCGACCAGGCACGGTCCTCCGCCTGGGCCGCGGACGACTGGAGCTCGATCGCCTCGCGCAGCCGCGCCGCCGCCTCCGTCAGGTTGCCCTGGTGGTGCAGGGTGATGCCGAGCGAGCACAGCGCCAGCGCCGTACCCGAGTCGTTCTGCGCCTCGCGGTACAGGCCGACGACGGACGACAGCGTGGTGCGGGCCTTGTCCAGCTCGCCGAGCTGACGGGCCGCGATGCCGGTCCGCCACTGCACCGAACGCTCCAGCAGCCCCTGGTCGACGGCCTGCGTCAACTCACTGATCTCGCCCAGCCGGTAGAGGTCGCCGCGCAGCAGGCAGTAGTCGCACAGCGCGCCCAGGAGGTCGAGTACCGCGCCCTGGTCGACGCCCTCGCTGTGCCGCAGCGCGGACGTGATGAAGCTCGACTCGTCGTCCAGCCAGCGCAGTGCCGCGTCGAGGGAGCCGAAGCCGTGCGGTCCGAACTGCCCGGCCCGGGTGGACATCTTGCCGTCGACCATCCGGATGACCGCGCCCGCCAGCTCGGCGTAGTTCGCGATGAGCCGCTCCTGCGCGGCCGTGCGGTCCGCGGCCTCCTCCTCGTCGTTCAGCCGGGCCAGGGCGAAGCCCCGTACGAGGTCGTGCAGCCGGTAGCGCGAGCCCCGCACATGGTCCAGCAGACCGGCCTCCGCCAGGGCGGTCAGCAGCCGTCCGGCCTCCTGCTCGTCGGCCGACAGCAGCGCGGCGGCCGCCGCGGCGCCGAGGCTGGCCCGACCGGCCAGCGCGAGCCTGCGCAGCAGCCGCCGCGCCTGCTCGGACTGGTCGGTGTAGCGCAGCCACAGGGCCCGCTCGACCGGCGGGACCGGTCCGTACGCGGCCAGGTCGGCCGCCAGCGTGCCCGGGGTGCGCGCCCCGAGTGAGGAGCCCGCGACCCGCAGCGCCAGCGGCAGCCCGCCGCACAGCTCGGTGATCGCCTCGCCGGCCGGGTAGTCGTACGGCCCCTCCCCGTCCTCCTGGGACACCTCCCGCAGCAGCTCCTCCGCACCCGCCGGGTCCAGCGCCCCGACCTCCAGCTGATGGACCCGGGCCGGCAGGGACTCCGGCAGACCGAGCGGTTCCCGGGCGGTGACCAGGACGAGGCTGTCCGAGCGCTCCGGTATCAGCGTGCGGACCTGCTCGGCATCGCTCGCGTCGTCGAGGACGACCGTCACCGGGGTGCCGGTCAGGTGCTGGTGGTACAGCTCGCTGAGCCTGCGCACCTGCTGCCCGGCGGAGGAGCTGTCGCGGAACAGCAGTTGCTCGCGGGGGGCGCCGAGCCGGTTCAGCAGATGCAGGAGCGCGTCCCGGGTCGGCAGCGGCGGCTCGTCGTCGGCGCCGCCGCGCAGATCGACCACGCACGCGCCCCGGAACTGGTCCTTGAGGCTGTGCGCCGCCCGCACGGCCAGGGTGGTGCGCCCGGAGCCCGGCGGTCCGTGCAGGACGACGACGGTCGGCTTCGTCTCGGTCGAGGCGCGGGCCGCGTGCACCCACTGGGTGATCTGCGCCAGTTCGGCCCGGCGGCCGGCGAACCCGCCCTCGGAGGCGGGCAGATGACTGAACGACTGCTCAAGAAGCGCGCGCATGCGCGCGGCCGCACTGCGGTCCCCGCCGCGCAGCTGGGGCGCGGTCCGGTCCGCCGCGGCCTTCTTCTTCGCCGGGGTGCGGGACGAGGCGGCCAGCATCCGCTGCTGGTCGATGAACGGGCGGATGCCCCGCACCTCCAGCGCCGTGAGCCACTGCAGCCGCAGCTGTTCCGTCCCGCCGGGCTGCCCGAGCGCCCCTGCCCGGCGATGCGCCGCCGGCCAGTGCGAGGCGGTGACCTTGGCGACGGTGGCGGTGGCGCCGGCGACCGCGACGACGGCGCCCGCGCCGAGCGCCAGGCCCGACGCCGTACCGAGCGCCAGATCCGCGCCGAAAGCCGCAGTGGCGGCAACTCCCGTGACCAGTAACGGCGTTCCGAGCGTCGCCCGGCTGAACCGTTGCGCCAGCGGCTGCTGCCCGGCCGTCTCGACGTCGAGCGCCTGGGTGTACGTGACGTACTCCTCGCCCGCCCCGGCCGCCAGCGAGTCGAGCGCGGCGCGTCCGCGTGCCATCAGCGTGCCGGGGTCGGTCCGGCCGCCGGAGCGGCGCACCTCTTCCTCCACGGCCCGTGCCAACAGCCGTTCGGCTTCCGCCCGGTGGCTGTCCCGCATCCGCATGAGTCCCCCTCGGTCCCTGCCCTTTCGACCGGTCCGGCACCCGGCCGCCTGAGGTACCAGTCTCCCGCCTGGGACCGGCGCGCGACAGGGAGTCTGCGAGACTGCGCCGACAGCCCCCGCGCTCGATTCGGGCACACCTTCGCTTGGAAATGGATTGTCCCTCACTTCAGGAAATCATCGGCACTGATCTCATTGCTTCCGTACTATTTCTCCTGAGACCGCGGAGGTTGTGGTGCGCGAGGATTACGCAACGTTGATCGGGTTAGGGCTCAGTTCCGCAGAACTGGAGACTCTGGGTCTGGATAGGGCCGCGACGGCTGAGCCACCCGGACTCATGGACGCCTATCTGCGGCGAAGTAACAAGAAGGAGGATCTGGCCACGCTGCGAGGGCACTTGCGAGACGTAGTGCTCTGGGCGCAGGCGAACGGGCTTCAGATCCGACACGTGTGGTTCGAACAAATCTCAGCCTCCAAGTCATACGTAAGGCGTCGGGAGTTCGAGAAGGCCACGCAAGCGGTCATCGACGGCAAGTCAAGAACGCTCTGCGTGTGGAAGACGGACCGTTTCGACCGTCGTGGCATGGGCGCGGTGGGTCGGATGCTCGACGAGTTCGACCGACGGCACGCACGGCTCGTCTCCGTTTCTGAAGGGCTCGACTCGGCGCAGGGCGGCCGAATGGTCTTCGCGATCCTGAGTGAACGTGCCAGGGACGAGGCGAAGGACATAGCGCGGCGAGTGAAGATCGGGCACGACTCGCACAAGGCGGAAGGCCGAAGGGGAACAGGTAGGCCCCCCTTCGGCCTCCATAGCCCTCCAGGCAGCGGCAAGGTCGAACCTCACCCCGGCGAGTACGCCACGGCTCGCAGGCTGGCGGAACTCTTGCTCGACAAAAGGACGACGAAGGAAGCGGCCCACCAACTCAATGAGGATGGGTACCGAACCCGGAGCGGTGCCACCTGGTCACCCACGGCGGTGAGCAAGCTGGCTCAATCCCCGCTCTTCTCGGGCATGGTCCCGGTCCGGCGGCGGAAAACGGATGAGTACGGCAACCCGTTGGACATCTGGGAGGGGTACGGCGAGCCACTGCGTAACGAGATGGGCGAAGTCATCATGTGCGGAACGGGGGTTGTGACACCAGGCGAGTGGTTTCAGATCAAGGCACTCATCACCGAACGGACTGATGAGCGATGGTCAAAAGGGAAGCCGGAAGCCAAGTACTTGGGAACGGGCAGCTACCGATGCGGACGAATGCGCGACAAGAGGGGCGTGGGCGTGCTTGAACCGTGCGGTGGTTCGATGAGTCACCGAGGCGGACGCTACCGGTGCGAAGTCAGACAGACGCGGGGCAAGTCAATCTGCGCCGGGGTGGTCACTCTCGCAGATCGCATCGACCGGGCGGTTGGGCAGGCTTGGATTCACCACGTTACGGCCCTTGAGCCCGGCGATCCGGTAGTCACCGAGATGGCTCGCCGGTGGCTTGCCTTCGCTGACCCCGAGGCACAGGCGAAGAAGGACGAGGTACAGCAGGCCCTTGAGGCGGCCCGGCGGCGTGTGAAGAAACTCGAAGACGACTTCTATCTGTACGGGAAGATGGATGAAGAGCGTTTTGATGAGCTGAGTGACGGGCAGCGCGCCGTTATGGAGAGCACCACCGCGATGCTTGAGGCGTTGGACGCGGAGGCGGACCTCTCACGCCTCACGCAGGCCGATTCCCTGTGTGAGGCGTGGGAAGCAGCGGACATGACGGACAAGCGGGTGCTCCTGAAATGCGCACTTGGCAGGAACGGCATCACAGTCAGGCCTGCCGCCCGGCAGGGGGATCACACCCCGATCTTGGAACGGCTTGAGTTCGACTGGTTGTCGAAGCAGGACACAAGCACCGAGAAGTGAAGGTGGAAGCGTCAGCGGAGTGGTGCCGATCAGCGCTGTGGTGGGCGGCCGTTCTGCTTCAATGCTGGGATCGGATCTTGAGACCGGCGGCCGGTTAACCGAGATCATCGAGTTCGCGAGCGTGGCCGTCCTACGGGCGGGTACATCGGAAAAGCAGGCATCACGGTGCGCGCTGGAGACTGGTTCGGGGCACACATGCGTTGCGCTGGGAGCGATTCGCGCTGACGTGGCAACCGGGCGGCTCGAGAGTCTGCTGCCGCTCGCAGAGGCAAGCGCAACGCTGCCCCGATACCACCAGCCGACGCCTCTGGGTGTCGTAGTTGCCTGCCCGCGTCCGTGTGTGTCCCCGTGGCGCGTAGGCGGTGCTTCGGGGCGTGCGCAAGGATGGAGGTATGTCCAACCGACTCGTACACGCCACGTCCCCGTATCTCCTGCAGCACGCGGACAACCCCGTCGACTGGTGGCAGTGGGAGCCGGCCGCCTTCGAGGAGGCCCGCAAGCGCAACGTGCCCGTCTTCCTGAGTGTGGGATACAGCGCTTGCCACTGGTGTCATGTTCTGGCACACGAATCGTTCGAGGACGAGGCCACGGCGGCGTACATGAACGAGCACTTCGTGAACGTCAAGGTCGACCGCGAGGAACGCCCGGACGTGGACGCCGTGTACATGGAGGCCGTGCAGGCGGCGACGGGGCAGGGCGGCTGGCCCATGTCGGTCTTCATGACGCCGGACGGCGAACCCTTTTACTTCGGCACGTACTTCCCGCCCGAGCCTCGGCATGGCATGCCGTCCTTCCGGCAGGTGCTGGAGGGGGTTCAGAGCGCGTGGAGCAGCCGACGTGAAGAAGTCGGTGAAGTCGCGGGGAAGATCACTCGCGACCTGTCGGCACGCCAATTGGAGCACGGGACCGGCGAGCTGCCGGGCGAGGAAGAGCTTGCCCAGGCACTGCTGGGGCTTACTCGGGAGTATGACCCGGTGAGTGGCTGGCTCGGAGGTGGCAACACCAAGTTTCCGCCGAGCATGGTGATTGAATTTCTGTTGCGGCACCACGCCCGGACGAAGTCCGAGGGAGCGCTGGAGATGGCCGAAGGAATCTGTGAAGCCATGTTGCGCTCCAGCCTCTACGACCAGTTGGGCGGGGGCTTCCACCGGTACGTCCTGCGCCAGCAGGTCGATGGATCTTTGGTACCGCACTTCGAAAAAATGCTCTACGACAACGCGCTGCTCTGCCGCGTGTACGCCCACCTGTGGCGCTCCACCGGATCGGAGTCCGCCCGCCGGATCGCCCTGGAGACCGCCGACTTCATGGTCCGTGAACTGCGCACGGCCGAGGGCGGGTTCGCCTCCGCGCTGGACGCCGACAGCGAGGACGCGGACGGGAAGCACGTCGAGGGCGCCTACTACGTCTGGACGCCCGCGCAGCTGCGTGAGGTGCTGGGCGAGGAGGACGCCGTGTTCGCCGCGGAGCTCTTCGGCGTGACCGAGGAGGGCACCTTCGAGGAGGGCTCCTCGGTGCTCCAGCTCCCAGCGGAAGGCGACACGGACCAGGCCCGCGCCGCCGATGTGCGGGCCCGGCTGCTCGCCGCCCGGGAGCTGCGTGCGCGGCCGGGCCGGGACGACAAGGTGGTCGCGGCGTGGAACGGGCTGGCGATCGCCGCGCTCGCCGAGACCGGGGCCTACTTCGGCCGGCCCGACCTGATCGAGCGCGCCACCGAGGCGGCGGACCTGCTGGTGCGGCTCCACATGGGGCCCGTCGCCCGGCTGGTCCGCACCTCGAAGGACGGCCGCGCCGGTACGCACGCCGGAGTGCTGGAGGACTACGGCGATGTCGCGGAGGGCTTCCTGGCCCTGGCCGCCGTCACCGGCGAGGGGACCTGGCTGGAGTTCGCGGGCTTCCTGACCGACATCGTGCTCCAGCACTTCACCGGCGAGGGCGGGCAGTTGTACGACACGGCGGACGACGCCGAGCAGCTGATCCGGCGCCCGCAGGACCCCACCGACAGCGCGACCCCGGCAGGCTGGACCGCGGCGGCCGGTGCGCTGCTCTCGTACGCCGCCTACACCGGGTCGGAGCCCCACCGCACCGCCGCGGAAGGCGCGTTGGGTGTCGTGAAGGCGCTGGGCCCGCGGGCTCCGCGGTTCATCGGCTGGGGGCTCGCGGTGGCCGAGGCGCTGCTCGACGGGCCGCGTGAGGTGGCGGTCGCCGGACCGGTCGGCGGCGCACTGCACCGTACGGCCCTGCTGGGGCAGGCGCCGGGCGCGGTCGTCGCGGCGGGGGAGACGGCGGGGTCGGAGTTCCCGCTGCTGGCGGAACGGCCGATGCTGGGCGGTGCGCCGACGGCGTACGTGTGCAGGCACTTCGTCTGCGACGTGCCGACGACGGACCCGGAGGAGCTGGCGCGGGCGCTCAAGGGTGCCGGCGGCTGAGGCTCACAGCCGCAGGCCGCCCTCCAGCGCGATCAGCGCCTCGTCGACCATCGTGATCAGGTCGCCCTCCTGGCCGTGCTCGCCCCAGTACAGCGTGACCTCGCGCAGGGCACCCAGCACGGCCGCGATGAAGACCCGGATCCGCAGGTCGTCCGCGCTGCGGCCGGTGCGGTCGGCGAGCACCTGGGAGAGCACCTTCGCCGTGTCCGACATGGTCTCCGTCATCCGGGAGCGGATGGCGGGGACCTCCACCATCAGCCGGGTGCGCTGGCGCAGTTCCTCGTCCTCCGCGGTGACGAACGACGTCAGCGCCTCGCGCATCATCAGCCGCAGGGACTCCAGCGGGGGTTCGTCCAGCGGGCGGCTGCGGAGCACGGCCTCCATGATCGGGTCGTACTCGTCGGTGAGGACGATGTCCTCCTTGGTCGCGAAGTACCGGAACACCGTGCTCTGCGACACCTCGGCCGCCTCCGCGATCTGCTCGATGGTCGTCGCCTCGTAGCCCTGCTCCTGGATGAGGCGGTACGTCGCCTGCCGGATCGCGACCCGTGTCTTGAGCTTCTTGCGCTCGCGCAGCCCCATCGGGGGCTGCGCCTCGGGTGCGGTGAAGGAGGGGGTACGGGAGGTGGCGGCCATGGTTGCCATTGTCAGGCATCGACTGGGGCGGCGGCCACGTCCGCGGGTTCCTCCCGCTCCGGTTCGGCGGCCGGCAGGAACGCCCCGACGAGCAGTGCGCTGATCAGCGCGGTGGCGCCGACGACCAGCAGAACCAGGCTCATGCCGTGGATGTACGCGGCATCGGCGGACTCCGCGAGCCGCTGCGCCCCGAGCCGTGCCGCGACGGTGTGGGCGGCGACGACGGAGTCCCCGGCCGTGTCCGCGGCGGCGGCCGGCAGGCCCGCGGTGTCGAGCCGGCCGCTGTAGGCCCCGGCGAGCAGGCTGCCCAGCAGGGCGATCCCGAGGGCGCTGCCCGTCTGTCGTACGGTCATCAGCAGCCCCGATCCGCTCCCCGCGCGGTCCGGGGGCAGGGCGCCGAGGGCGGCGTTCATGGCGGGGACGACGGCGAAGCCGAAGCCGGCGCCGGCGATGGTGAGCCAGAGGGCGGTGAATCCGTAGCCGCTGTCGACCGTCGTACGGCTGCCGAGCAGTGCGGCGAAGGCGAGCACGACGAGTCCGGCCGACATCGTGGCGCGGGCCCCGAAGCGTGCGTTGACCGGGCCGCCCGCCCGGGTGGCGACGATCAGCCCGCCCATCATCGGCAGCATCCGCACACCGGTGCCGAAGGTGTCGTGGCCCAGTACGGCCTGGAGGTATCCGGGCAGGATGAACATCAGCCCGGCCAGCGCGAACATGACGAGCGTCGAGGCGAGCGTGCTCAGCAGGAAGGTCCGCTGCCGCAGCAGGGCCATGTCGAGCATCGGGCGGGCGGACCTGCGCTCGCGCAGCACGAGCGCGGCGATCAGGATCACGCCCGCGGCCGGGACCGCCAGGACCAGCGGGTCGCCCCAGCCGCGTCCCGGCGCCTCGATGACCCCGTAGATCAGGGCGCCCAGGCCGGTCGCCGACAGGGCGGTGGAGACCACGTCGACGGTGGGGGCCGCGGGGTCACGGGTCTCGGGGAGCAGGAACACGCAGGCGGCGATGCCGATGCCGACCATCGGGATGTTGACGAGGAAGACCGAGCCCCACCAGAAGTGGTCGAGCAGCCAGCCGCCCAGAATCGGGCCGAGCGGCAGGCCGAGCGCGGAGGCGGCCGACACGATGCCGACGGCCCTGATCCTGTCCTTGGGCTCACCGAACAGCGAGGGCAGTACGGCCAGGGCGAGCGGCATCACGAGCGCGCCGCCGACGCCCATCACGCAGCGGGCGGCGATGACGGTGGGCACGTCGTCGGCGAGGGTGCCGATGACCGATCCGACGAGGAAGACGGCGAGGCCGGCGATGAGCATCCGACGGCGCCCGAAGCGGTCGCCGAGCAGGCCCGCCGGGAGCATCAGCGCGGCGAACACGACGACGTATCCGTCGGCCATCCACTGCTGTTCGCCCGTGGTGGCGCCGAGCTCACCGGCCATGGTCGGCAGCGCCACGTTGAGGATCGTCATGTCGAATCCGAGGACGAGCATGCTCGCCACCAGGGCCCCCAGGGCCCACCAGCGTCGGTTCATGTCCGACTCCTTTGATAGTCGCAGTCAAGTGACAGTAACTCTCAAAAGATTGTGGGTGTCAACGTGTGGCCCCGCTGTCCGCGCCCGGACATGCGAAAGGGCCGCGGCTCGAAAGCCGCGGCCCTTGTCCTGAGGGGGCTCAGTTGTGGTTGTAGGCCACCAGGGAGATGCCGACGTAGTGGACGACGAAGGCCGCGAGGGTCAGTGAGTGGAAGACCTCGTGGAAGCCGAAGAAGCGCGGTGACGGGTTCGGCCGCTTGATGCCGTAGATGACACCGCCGACGCTGTAGAGCAGCCCGCCGACCACGACGAGCACCAGCACGGCGATCCCGCCGGTCCGCATGAAGTCCGGCAGGAAGAAGACCGCCGCCCATCCCATCGCGATGTAGCAGGGCGTGTAGAGCCAGCGCGGGGCGCCGACCCAGAAGACCCGGAAGGCGATGCCGGCGACCGCCGCCGCCCAGACCGCCCACAGGAGCGGGGTCCCGGTGGACTCGGGCAGCAGGAGCAGGGTCAGCGGGGTGTAGGTGCCCGCGATGATCAGGAAGATGTTCGCGTGGTCGAGCCTGCGCAGGACGGCCTCGCCGCGCGGCCCCCACGTACCGCGGTGGTAGACCGCGCTCACGCCGAAGAGCAGGCACGCCGTCAGGATGTAGATCCCGCAGGCGATCCGGCCGCGGGTGCTGTCCGCCAGCGCGATGAGCACGATGCCCGCGATCAGGACGGCGGGGAACATGCCGGCGTGCAGCCAGCCGCGCATGCGTGGCTTCAGCTCGACGTCGACGGTTCCGGCTGGTTCCAGTCCGGCGGGTTCGGGCGCGGCGGAGGTGGCAGCAGTCATTCCCGCATCGTACCTACGCCTCCGTAGGTATCGGATATGAGTGGCGATGCTCACGTGGGCGGCCCTCTGGACATATGGGCGGAACGGTCGGATGATCAAATGAGTGCGGTCGGCACCGGATGAGCGCCAGGGAATTCGAAGGGGTAGAAGCATCCGGGTCGCAGCCCCCACGGGGCCTACCAAACAGACACCCTCATCAAGGAGCGATCGTGGCGCGCGACATCGCGGCTCCCCTCACTGTTCCCACCAACCACCAGGAGCTCGTCTCCTGGGTCGACGAGATCGCAGCCCTCACCGAACCGGACCGCGTGGTGTGGTGCGACGGTTCCGAGGCCGAGTACGAGCGCCTGTGCGGGGAGCTCGTCGCCAAGGGCACGTTCACCAAGCTCGACGAGATCAAGCGCCCGAACTCCTACTACGCCGCCTCCGACCCGAGCGATGTCGCGCGCGTCGAGACCCGGACGTTCATCTGCTCCGCGAAGGAGGAGGACGCCGGTCCGACGAACCACTGGAAGGACCCCGCCGAGATGCGGGAGATCTTCGTGGGGGACAAGGGTGTCTTCCGCGGCTCCATGCGTGGCCGCACCATGTACGTCGTGCCCTTCTGCATGGGCCCCGTCGGCTCGCCGCTCTCCGCCATCGGCGTCGAGATCACCGACTCCGCGTACGTCGCCGTCTCGATGCGCACCATGACGCGCATGGGCCAGGCCGTCCTCGACGAGCTCGGCTCCGACGGCTTCTTCGTCAAGGCCGTCCACACGCTCGGCGCACCCCTGGAGGAGGGCCAGGAGGACGTCCCGTGGCCCTGCAACTCCACCAAGTACATCTCGCACTTCCCCGAGGACCGCGA harbors:
- a CDS encoding tetratricopeptide repeat protein produces the protein MRMRDSHRAEAERLLARAVEEEVRRSGGRTDPGTLMARGRAALDSLAAGAGEEYVTYTQALDVETAGQQPLAQRFSRATLGTPLLVTGVAATAAFGADLALGTASGLALGAGAVVAVAGATATVAKVTASHWPAAHRRAGALGQPGGTEQLRLQWLTALEVRGIRPFIDQQRMLAASSRTPAKKKAAADRTAPQLRGGDRSAAARMRALLEQSFSHLPASEGGFAGRRAELAQITQWVHAARASTETKPTVVVLHGPPGSGRTTLAVRAAHSLKDQFRGACVVDLRGGADDEPPLPTRDALLHLLNRLGAPREQLLFRDSSSAGQQVRRLSELYHQHLTGTPVTVVLDDASDAEQVRTLIPERSDSLVLVTAREPLGLPESLPARVHQLEVGALDPAGAEELLREVSQEDGEGPYDYPAGEAITELCGGLPLALRVAGSSLGARTPGTLAADLAAYGPVPPVERALWLRYTDQSEQARRLLRRLALAGRASLGAAAAAALLSADEQEAGRLLTALAEAGLLDHVRGSRYRLHDLVRGFALARLNDEEEAADRTAAQERLIANYAELAGAVIRMVDGKMSTRAGQFGPHGFGSLDAALRWLDDESSFITSALRHSEGVDQGAVLDLLGALCDYCLLRGDLYRLGEISELTQAVDQGLLERSVQWRTGIAARQLGELDKARTTLSSVVGLYREAQNDSGTALALCSLGITLHHQGNLTEAAARLREAIELQSSAAQAEDRAWSLHALAAVERDRAHLAEALELLDTALVLHREGESLHGEAWTQFQLGQVRLRTGEVERAEAALRTALDLYGRTRDERGEAWALTQLARARLMDGDPAPAVEQLNAALARHRDSEDARGEAWTLYYLGQALEEAGDTDQAVRQLERARTMFSRMRDVYGLACARHHSGRVTRDQRAAQTGNLRNSGFARQLLVDARADFRRIGVAHGEAWTALELALIDAGNQRAPQALELCGEAAELFDSYGDARGADWARFLRCTLLPYASPGGIEVGTVVAQQELADLTEAGHPTRDAKLEDCAEAFRVVLNRGVDLEDGWQAWRLGLIPTRHAREIMGVAIPATP
- the mca gene encoding mycothiol conjugate amidase Mca, with translation MTEQLRLMAVHAHPDDESSKGAATMAKYVSEGVDVLVVTCTGGERGSILNPKLQGDAYIEEHIHEVRKKEMDEAREILGVKQEWLGFVDSGLPEGDPLPPLPDGCFALEDETVAAGRLVAKIRAFRPQVITTYDENGGYPHPDHIMTHTISMIAFEGAADTEKFPEAEFGPAWTPQKLYYNQGFNKPRTVALHEALLARGLESPYGDWLERWKEFERAERTLTTHVPCADFFEIRDKALIAHATQIDPDGGWFRVPMDIQREVWPTEEYELAKSLVDTSLPESDLFAGIRDNA
- a CDS encoding thioredoxin domain-containing protein — encoded protein: MSNRLVHATSPYLLQHADNPVDWWQWEPAAFEEARKRNVPVFLSVGYSACHWCHVLAHESFEDEATAAYMNEHFVNVKVDREERPDVDAVYMEAVQAATGQGGWPMSVFMTPDGEPFYFGTYFPPEPRHGMPSFRQVLEGVQSAWSSRREEVGEVAGKITRDLSARQLEHGTGELPGEEELAQALLGLTREYDPVSGWLGGGNTKFPPSMVIEFLLRHHARTKSEGALEMAEGICEAMLRSSLYDQLGGGFHRYVLRQQVDGSLVPHFEKMLYDNALLCRVYAHLWRSTGSESARRIALETADFMVRELRTAEGGFASALDADSEDADGKHVEGAYYVWTPAQLREVLGEEDAVFAAELFGVTEEGTFEEGSSVLQLPAEGDTDQARAADVRARLLAARELRARPGRDDKVVAAWNGLAIAALAETGAYFGRPDLIERATEAADLLVRLHMGPVARLVRTSKDGRAGTHAGVLEDYGDVAEGFLALAAVTGEGTWLEFAGFLTDIVLQHFTGEGGQLYDTADDAEQLIRRPQDPTDSATPAGWTAAAGALLSYAAYTGSEPHRTAAEGALGVVKALGPRAPRFIGWGLAVAEALLDGPREVAVAGPVGGALHRTALLGQAPGAVVAAGETAGSEFPLLAERPMLGGAPTAYVCRHFVCDVPTTDPEELARALKGAGG
- a CDS encoding recombinase family protein yields the protein MREDYATLIGLGLSSAELETLGLDRAATAEPPGLMDAYLRRSNKKEDLATLRGHLRDVVLWAQANGLQIRHVWFEQISASKSYVRRREFEKATQAVIDGKSRTLCVWKTDRFDRRGMGAVGRMLDEFDRRHARLVSVSEGLDSAQGGRMVFAILSERARDEAKDIARRVKIGHDSHKAEGRRGTGRPPFGLHSPPGSGKVEPHPGEYATARRLAELLLDKRTTKEAAHQLNEDGYRTRSGATWSPTAVSKLAQSPLFSGMVPVRRRKTDEYGNPLDIWEGYGEPLRNEMGEVIMCGTGVVTPGEWFQIKALITERTDERWSKGKPEAKYLGTGSYRCGRMRDKRGVGVLEPCGGSMSHRGGRYRCEVRQTRGKSICAGVVTLADRIDRAVGQAWIHHVTALEPGDPVVTEMARRWLAFADPEAQAKKDEVQQALEAARRRVKKLEDDFYLYGKMDEERFDELSDGQRAVMESTTAMLEALDAEADLSRLTQADSLCEAWEAADMTDKRVLLKCALGRNGITVRPAARQGDHTPILERLEFDWLSKQDTSTEK
- a CDS encoding TetR/AcrR family transcriptional regulator, translated to MAATSRTPSFTAPEAQPPMGLRERKKLKTRVAIRQATYRLIQEQGYEATTIEQIAEAAEVSQSTVFRYFATKEDIVLTDEYDPIMEAVLRSRPLDEPPLESLRLMMREALTSFVTAEDEELRQRTRLMVEVPAIRSRMTETMSDTAKVLSQVLADRTGRSADDLRIRVFIAAVLGALREVTLYWGEHGQEGDLITMVDEALIALEGGLRL